The following are from one region of the Bradyrhizobium septentrionale genome:
- the ltrA gene encoding group II intron reverse transcriptase/maturase — MLTALHHLIDREWMLEAYRLTRKDGAPGVDGMMATDYEANLEVNLDDLLARIKSGRYIAPPVRRHYIPKADGTERPLGIPTLEDKVAQRAILLLLEPIYETDFLPCSYGFRSGRSAHDALHALRTGFMEQGLRWVVDVDISKYFDTIDHAHLRRFLDQRVTDGVVRRMIDKWLKAGVLEKGILRRTTVGTPQGGVISPLLANIYLHYVLDEWFEQVARPRLKGRCQLVRYADDAVIAFEDHLSGKRLLNVLAKRLDRYGLQLHPTKTRFVDFRFKRPGGRHPATAGTTFNFLGFTHVWGLSRQGKNVVRQITAKDRYARALASVMEWCRQNLHCSFREQHAHLSRVIRGHCAYYGISGNGRRIRWYHHQVTRIWRKWLARRGRHSNLPWTRFRAMLARYPLPTAKIVHQYAAVS, encoded by the coding sequence GTGCTGACCGCGCTGCATCACCTGATCGACCGTGAATGGATGCTCGAGGCTTATCGTCTGACGCGCAAGGATGGCGCGCCCGGCGTCGACGGCATGATGGCGACGGACTATGAGGCGAACTTGGAGGTCAATCTTGATGATCTCCTGGCGCGCATCAAATCCGGCCGTTACATCGCGCCGCCGGTGCGACGGCACTACATCCCCAAGGCGGATGGCACGGAACGGCCGCTGGGCATCCCGACACTGGAAGACAAGGTGGCGCAGCGGGCGATTCTCCTGCTGCTAGAGCCGATCTACGAGACGGACTTCTTGCCGTGCTCGTACGGGTTCCGATCGGGACGATCGGCCCATGACGCCCTGCACGCTCTACGTACCGGGTTCATGGAACAAGGGCTGCGCTGGGTGGTGGACGTCGATATCTCGAAATACTTCGACACCATCGACCACGCACACTTGCGCCGATTCCTCGACCAGCGAGTCACGGACGGTGTCGTCCGGAGGATGATTGATAAATGGCTGAAGGCGGGGGTGCTCGAAAAGGGCATCCTGCGCCGCACGACTGTTGGAACGCCCCAAGGCGGCGTGATCTCGCCACTGCTTGCAAACATCTACCTGCATTATGTGCTGGACGAATGGTTCGAGCAGGTGGCGCGACCGCGGCTCAAGGGGCGGTGCCAACTGGTTCGATACGCTGATGATGCGGTGATTGCCTTTGAGGACCACCTGTCCGGCAAGCGATTGCTGAACGTGTTGGCCAAGCGGCTTGATCGGTATGGGCTTCAACTCCATCCGACCAAGACTCGCTTCGTAGACTTCCGGTTCAAACGCCCAGGCGGGCGTCATCCTGCGACGGCGGGGACCACGTTCAACTTCCTTGGCTTCACCCACGTGTGGGGTCTGTCGAGGCAAGGCAAGAATGTCGTCCGTCAGATAACGGCAAAAGACCGTTACGCACGCGCGCTGGCTTCTGTGATGGAATGGTGTCGGCAAAACCTGCACTGTTCGTTCAGGGAGCAGCACGCCCATCTGTCACGGGTAATCCGGGGGCACTGCGCCTACTACGGCATCTCCGGAAACGGCCGACGCATCAGATGGTACCACCACCAAGTCACGCGGATATGGAGGAAATGGCTCGCACGGCGTGGCCGCCACAGCAATCTGCCGTGGACGCGCTTCCGGGCCATGCTCGCGCGATACCCACTGCCAACAGCCAAGATCGTCCACCAATATGCTGCCGTCTCGTGA
- the tnpB gene encoding IS66 family insertion sequence element accessory protein TnpB (TnpB, as the term is used for proteins encoded by IS66 family insertion elements, is considered an accessory protein, since TnpC, encoded by a neighboring gene, is a DDE family transposase.), translating to MIPLPAGVRVWLATGHTDMRKGFPSLALQVQEILHRDPLGGHLFCFRGRRGNLLKVIWHDGQGACLFTKRLERGRFIWPSPAEGVVTISSAQLGYLLSGIDWRHPQETWRPASVG from the coding sequence ATGATCCCGTTGCCAGCCGGCGTGCGGGTATGGCTCGCGACCGGCCATACCGACATGCGGAAGGGCTTTCCGTCGCTGGCATTACAGGTTCAGGAGATCTTGCATCGCGACCCGCTGGGCGGCCACCTGTTTTGCTTCCGCGGTCGCCGCGGCAACCTGCTGAAGGTGATCTGGCATGACGGCCAGGGCGCCTGCCTGTTCACAAAACGCCTTGAGCGCGGCCGCTTCATCTGGCCGAGCCCGGCCGAGGGTGTGGTGACGATCTCATCGGCGCAGCTCGGTTATCTCTTGTCCGGGATCGACTGGCGGCACCCACAAGAGACGTGGCGACCGGCATCGGTCGGATGA
- the tnpA gene encoding IS66-like element accessory protein TnpA, with product MTTVTVLCGPERRRRRTSAEKLRIVEESLAPGASVVEVARRHDVHRNLVTAWRRQARTGVLACGAEPMQRQDDEVGFAPVSIAPDRQPLTAPSGSCGAIEIEFAAGARMRITGAVDAATLTAVVAALTDGRPR from the coding sequence GTGACGACGGTTACGGTTCTGTGCGGTCCTGAGCGGCGACGGCGGAGGACGAGTGCGGAGAAGCTTCGGATCGTGGAGGAGAGTCTGGCGCCTGGGGCCAGTGTTGTCGAGGTTGCTCGGCGACACGACGTTCACCGCAATCTGGTTACGGCCTGGCGGCGGCAGGCGCGGACCGGTGTCCTCGCTTGCGGGGCCGAGCCGATGCAGCGGCAGGATGACGAGGTCGGTTTTGCGCCAGTCTCCATTGCGCCAGACCGGCAACCGTTGACCGCGCCCTCGGGAAGCTGCGGTGCGATCGAGATTGAGTTCGCGGCCGGGGCTCGGATGCGGATCACCGGTGCGGTTGACGCGGCGACGCTGACCGCAGTCGTGGCGGCGCTGACTGATGGACGGCCGCGATGA
- a CDS encoding recombinase family protein, whose protein sequence is MLLSFAQFERELTGERIRDKITASKKKGMWMGGWVPLGYDRMDRTLKVNDLEAQTVRTIFDLFLKFKNVRNVQNELARLNLRTKPYSIQRERAIGNLPFARGHIYKVLSNPLYLGEIVHKGARHPGQHPALISPTTWDAVQAQLSANGHRRRSRSNAESPNVLRGLMYDDAGNRLAAGHTSKNGKRY, encoded by the coding sequence GTGCTGCTATCCTTTGCTCAGTTCGAGCGCGAACTAACCGGCGAACGGATTCGCGACAAGATCACTGCCTCCAAAAAGAAGGGTATGTGGATGGGAGGCTGGGTCCCTCTCGGCTATGACCGCATGGATCGCACTCTCAAGGTCAACGATCTTGAGGCCCAGACTGTGCGCACGATCTTTGATCTATTTCTCAAATTCAAGAACGTCAGGAACGTTCAGAACGAGCTGGCTCGCCTCAATCTCCGCACAAAGCCTTACTCGATTCAGCGGGAGCGGGCTATTGGCAATCTCCCCTTCGCTCGCGGTCATATCTACAAGGTCCTCTCCAACCCCCTTTATCTGGGAGAGATCGTGCATAAGGGTGCTCGTCATCCGGGACAACATCCGGCACTCATCTCCCCGACGACCTGGGATGCCGTTCAGGCCCAGCTCAGCGCGAACGGCCATAGGAGACGATCGCGATCGAACGCCGAGAGTCCGAACGTGCTGAGAGGACTCATGTACGACGACGCCGGTAACCGTCTCGCCGCGGGCCACACGAGTAAGAACGGCAAACGGTATTGA
- a CDS encoding recombinase family protein, translated as MDRPALKQLLADVETGAVDIVVVYKVDRLTRSLADFAKIVDVFDAASVSFVSVTQHDELEGAPYAKCAAILCSVRARTNRRTDSRQDHCLQKEGYVDGRLGPSRL; from the coding sequence ATGGATCGTCCGGCCTTGAAGCAGCTCCTTGCTGACGTCGAGACGGGGGCGGTCGACATCGTCGTCGTTTATAAGGTCGACCGCCTCACCCGCTCGCTTGCGGACTTCGCAAAGATTGTCGACGTGTTCGACGCTGCAAGCGTCTCGTTCGTTTCAGTGACCCAACACGACGAGCTCGAAGGGGCGCCTTACGCTAAATGTGCTGCTATCCTTTGCTCAGTTCGAGCGCGAACTAACCGGCGAACGGATTCGCGACAAGATCACTGCCTCCAAAAAGAAGGGTATGTGGATGGGAGGCTGGGTCCCTCTCGGCTATGA
- a CDS encoding IS110 family transposase, producing the protein MLKTTTADRPELKPVNVGAAAIDIGSKMHMAAVNPACTDVPVRTFSTFTQDLHSLADWFKTCGVTSVAMESTGVYWIPVYEILEQRGFEVILVNARYAKNVPGRKTDVSDAAWLRQLHSYGLLRGSFRPDAEIATLRAYLRQRERLVEYAAAHIQHMQKALMEMNLQLHHVVSDITGATGMRIIRAIVAGERNPDVLATYRDVRCHSSTETIRAALIGNDREEHVFALTQSLELYDIYQAKMLDCDRKLEVLIAALSNREAKPVGKLSQPRVKTKQVNTPTFDVRTALYGVLGVDLTEIHGLGPSLALKLVGECGKDLRAWPTAKHFTSWLCLAPGNKISGGKVLSSRTRRSSSRAAALLRLAATTVGRSDTALGAFYRRLSSRAGKSKAVTATARKIAVLFYNTLRHGMSYRDPGADQYERQYRSRVLANLQRRAKSLGFVLQAIPCNANQAVS; encoded by the coding sequence ATGCTCAAGACGACAACTGCAGATCGCCCGGAATTGAAGCCAGTCAACGTCGGGGCGGCTGCCATCGACATCGGATCAAAGATGCACATGGCCGCCGTGAACCCGGCCTGCACCGATGTCCCAGTGCGCACGTTCAGCACGTTCACACAGGACCTGCATAGTCTGGCGGACTGGTTCAAGACATGCGGTGTGACCAGCGTCGCGATGGAATCCACTGGCGTCTATTGGATCCCGGTCTACGAGATTCTGGAGCAGCGCGGGTTCGAGGTCATTCTGGTCAACGCGCGGTATGCCAAGAATGTGCCCGGGCGCAAGACCGATGTCAGCGATGCTGCGTGGTTACGCCAGCTTCATTCCTATGGGCTGTTACGCGGCAGCTTCCGTCCCGATGCCGAGATTGCGACCCTGCGCGCTTATCTGCGCCAGCGGGAGCGGCTGGTTGAATATGCTGCCGCCCATATCCAGCACATGCAGAAGGCTCTGATGGAGATGAACCTGCAGCTCCATCATGTCGTCTCGGATATCACCGGAGCGACTGGTATGCGGATTATCCGAGCCATTGTTGCAGGCGAGCGCAATCCCGACGTTCTGGCAACCTATCGAGACGTGCGCTGCCATTCTTCAACGGAGACGATCCGCGCGGCGCTGATCGGCAACGACCGGGAGGAACATGTCTTCGCTCTGACCCAATCGCTGGAACTCTACGACATCTACCAGGCGAAGATGCTGGACTGCGACCGCAAGCTCGAAGTCTTGATCGCCGCGCTTAGCAACAGAGAAGCAAAGCCGGTCGGAAAGCTATCCCAGCCACGCGTAAAGACCAAGCAGGTCAACACACCCACCTTCGATGTCAGGACCGCGCTGTACGGTGTGCTCGGCGTTGATCTGACTGAGATCCATGGGCTGGGTCCGTCACTCGCATTGAAGCTCGTCGGCGAGTGCGGCAAGGATCTGAGGGCGTGGCCAACCGCCAAGCACTTCACCTCTTGGCTCTGCCTCGCACCCGGCAACAAAATCTCCGGTGGCAAGGTACTATCTTCACGCACGCGGAGATCCTCCAGCCGGGCAGCCGCACTACTGCGATTGGCAGCCACAACCGTGGGGCGGAGCGATACGGCGCTCGGAGCATTCTATCGCCGGCTGTCCTCACGCGCGGGCAAGTCGAAGGCGGTGACGGCGACCGCCCGCAAGATTGCAGTTTTATTCTACAACACACTCCGGCATGGCATGAGCTACAGGGATCCAGGTGCCGACCAATATGAGCGACAATATCGCAGCCGCGTCCTCGCTAACCTTCAGCGCCGGGCCAAATCGCTCGGCTTTGTCTTGCAGGCCATTCCGTGCAACGCCAATCAGGCTGTTTCTTAG
- a CDS encoding transposase, with product MQERQRRSFTEEYKRQAAELVVSSGRSITSVGKELGLRDSVLRRWVEKLRQEPAAAARRPTTQATPMPADQAAEIARLREENERLRMERDILKNCPAPWRACAG from the coding sequence ATGCAAGAGCGTCAACGTCGGTCGTTTACCGAGGAGTACAAGCGGCAGGCCGCTGAACTCGTGGTATCGAGTGGCCGGTCGATCACGTCGGTCGGCAAGGAACTCGGTCTGCGTGATTCGGTGCTGCGGCGCTGGGTGGAGAAGCTCCGGCAGGAGCCGGCAGCGGCGGCGCGGCGCCCCACGACGCAAGCGACGCCGATGCCGGCGGACCAGGCTGCCGAGATCGCCCGGCTGCGCGAGGAGAATGAGCGGCTGCGCATGGAGCGGGACATTTTAAAAAACTGTCCAGCGCCGTGGCGTGCCTGCGCGGGGTAG
- the tnpA gene encoding IS66-like element accessory protein TnpA: MITPEEPLRLETVGVLRNGRRRYDPASKQRLVEACLQSGVSLAGLALQHGVNANLLRKWVAKRQLQNGDGQPEARAPIAPAFIPVRAPSPSPTRSAGAIAVCATERSCAGRLTASMPNGVTLSLEGGDAQLLSAVIEALGRCDVPTGV; encoded by the coding sequence ATGATCACTCCAGAAGAACCTTTGAGACTTGAGACGGTCGGCGTGTTGCGCAATGGCCGGCGTCGCTATGATCCGGCCAGCAAACAGCGGCTGGTCGAGGCCTGTCTGCAGTCTGGCGTGTCGCTGGCGGGGCTTGCGCTGCAACACGGCGTGAACGCGAACCTGCTGCGCAAGTGGGTGGCCAAGCGACAACTTCAGAACGGGGATGGCCAGCCGGAGGCGCGGGCGCCGATTGCGCCAGCCTTTATTCCGGTTCGCGCGCCGTCGCCGTCGCCAACTCGATCTGCTGGCGCGATTGCGGTTTGCGCGACGGAGCGATCCTGTGCAGGGCGGCTGACGGCATCGATGCCCAACGGCGTGACGCTTTCGCTGGAAGGCGGCGACGCGCAGTTGCTGTCGGCGGTGATTGAAGCGCTGGGGCGTTGCGATGTTCCGACTGGCGTCTGA
- the tnpB gene encoding IS66 family insertion sequence element accessory protein TnpB (TnpB, as the term is used for proteins encoded by IS66 family insertion elements, is considered an accessory protein, since TnpC, encoded by a neighboring gene, is a DDE family transposase.): MFRLASDLRVYLHREPIDFRAGINSLAIVVEQSMGLDPFQRAVFAFCNRRRDRIKLLIYDRSGFWMLLKRLEADRFHWPRSQEAVLTLTTEELHWLLDGINIAAVRRHPVRQYQSVG, translated from the coding sequence ATGTTCCGACTGGCGTCTGATCTTCGGGTCTACCTTCACCGCGAACCGATTGACTTCCGGGCGGGCATCAACAGCCTGGCGATCGTGGTCGAGCAGTCGATGGGGCTGGATCCGTTCCAGCGCGCGGTGTTCGCGTTCTGCAATCGTCGCCGCGACCGGATCAAGCTGCTGATTTATGATCGGTCAGGATTTTGGATGCTGCTGAAGCGGCTGGAGGCCGACAGATTCCACTGGCCCCGAAGTCAGGAGGCGGTGCTGACGCTGACGACGGAGGAGCTGCACTGGCTGCTTGACGGCATCAACATCGCGGCGGTGCGTCGTCATCCGGTGCGGCAATATCAGAGCGTGGGCTGA
- the tnpC gene encoding IS66 family transposase, whose translation MSRKPTTHELEALIAAHAAEIAALKAENEKLAQRVLHLEEQLRLERLHRYAPKSEKLKERIFNEAEQAAAESRDDDDVEAVAVPDTGLPEAPKPAPKARGRKPLPDDLPRQRVEHDLGEDQKDCPCCHNRMHRMGETVTEQLHVEVKASVLQHVRFKYACRHCERTALNTPIVTAPMPAQPLPGSVATPSTLALVLANKYVDGTPLYRVADALGRADVSISRGTLGNWVIRASELHLHRVYDALQQKLMSQPLVHGDETWVQVLKEDGRDAQAKSFMWAYRSGQGCAQPVVLFDYQPGRGQQHPQAFLAGYRGLLMSDGYDAWRTLTGATHLGCMAHARRKFTDALKARTKPGGPPLQALKFFEALYEVERVARQTPPDGETRAAYTLRLRQQHSLPVLAAFRTWLDDQAPKVLPESLTGKAIAYARNQWDYLTRYTSDGLAPIDNNVLERDIRPFCTGRKSWLFSDTVAGAKASAVIYSLVLTCRACGVDPYAWLRHALTELPQRAPDADIEDLLPFNCTAQKNLPADNDSG comes from the coding sequence ATGAGTCGCAAGCCCACGACGCACGAACTGGAAGCCTTGATCGCGGCGCACGCGGCCGAGATCGCGGCGCTGAAGGCCGAAAACGAGAAACTCGCACAACGCGTGCTGCATCTAGAGGAGCAGTTGCGCCTGGAGCGCCTGCACCGGTATGCGCCGAAGAGCGAAAAGCTCAAGGAGCGCATCTTCAACGAAGCCGAGCAGGCCGCCGCTGAAAGCCGGGACGACGACGATGTCGAGGCGGTCGCCGTGCCGGACACGGGGTTGCCGGAGGCTCCAAAGCCGGCGCCGAAGGCACGCGGCCGCAAGCCGCTGCCTGACGATCTGCCGCGCCAACGCGTCGAACACGATCTGGGTGAGGATCAAAAGGACTGTCCGTGCTGCCATAATCGGATGCATCGGATGGGCGAGACCGTCACCGAGCAGTTGCACGTCGAGGTCAAGGCGTCGGTGCTGCAACATGTGCGGTTCAAATATGCCTGCCGTCACTGCGAGCGCACCGCGCTGAACACCCCGATTGTGACCGCGCCGATGCCGGCGCAGCCGCTGCCGGGTAGCGTCGCCACGCCATCGACGCTGGCGCTGGTGCTCGCCAACAAATACGTCGACGGCACGCCGCTGTACCGTGTGGCGGACGCGCTGGGGCGCGCCGACGTCAGCATCAGCCGCGGGACGCTGGGCAACTGGGTGATCCGGGCGAGCGAGTTGCATCTGCATCGGGTCTATGACGCGCTACAGCAAAAGCTCATGTCGCAGCCCCTGGTCCACGGCGACGAAACCTGGGTCCAGGTTCTTAAAGAGGACGGCCGTGATGCGCAGGCCAAATCCTTCATGTGGGCCTATCGCAGCGGCCAGGGCTGCGCGCAGCCGGTCGTGCTGTTCGATTACCAGCCCGGTCGCGGCCAGCAACATCCTCAGGCCTTCCTGGCCGGCTATCGCGGCTTGTTGATGAGCGACGGCTATGACGCCTGGCGCACGCTGACAGGCGCGACCCATCTCGGCTGTATGGCGCATGCGCGCAGGAAATTTACCGATGCGCTCAAGGCCAGGACAAAGCCTGGCGGTCCGCCATTGCAGGCGCTCAAGTTCTTCGAGGCGTTGTACGAGGTCGAGAGGGTGGCGCGCCAGACGCCGCCCGACGGCGAAACGCGCGCCGCATACACCTTGCGGCTGCGCCAGCAGCATAGCCTGCCGGTATTGGCCGCCTTCCGGACCTGGCTCGACGACCAGGCGCCGAAGGTGCTACCCGAAAGCTTGACCGGCAAGGCGATCGCCTATGCACGCAACCAATGGGATTATCTGACCCGTTACACCAGTGACGGTCTCGCCCCGATCGATAACAATGTTCTGGAGCGCGACATCAGGCCGTTTTGCACCGGACGAAAAAGTTGGCTGTTCAGCGACACCGTTGCCGGCGCCAAGGCAAGCGCCGTGATCTACAGTTTGGTGCTGACATGCCGGGCATGCGGCGTCGATCCCTATGCATGGCTACGTCACGCGCTCACCGAATTGCCCCAACGCGCGCCAGACGCCGATATCGAAGATCTGTTGCCGTTCAATTGCACCGCTCAAAAAAACCTGCCAGCTGACAACGACAGCGGCTGA
- a CDS encoding NEL-type E3 ubiquitin ligase domain-containing protein, which yields MLEEWAVEEGQNPLEDRQEAVRRVNAWNQGELNLGMLRLTSLPPLPAGLHLLDASFNRLTSLPETLPDALSSLSVRGNQLASLPALPAELASLDVYHNRLTSLPDALPAALEDLNVGHNQLTSLPETLPARLESLDVSENQLTRLPETLPASLERLDLSQNQLTSLPTGLLTQLGAAAEMVVSGNPLPEEVLTNLDTIQSAYGYAGPRVLFLADEGSDLSETDEDQSEEDAAAQFLPETVADWLNRDPKEGDPEVVAKWQSFAEEPGAQQYANFLNGLRGTVNSGNEGFQQGVANDLRQAAANPQLRAQYFQLALDANESCADRRTLTWNGMQTARLIANVESGLYDNNEGVAALVDLGRVMFRLDALGGIAREKVQSLRTGDTINDVDEIEVYLAYQAKLRERLGLQHIAPDMNYFYDSYLTEEDIDRAETSVRSKEATGFADYLATDWKPWDDVVLRIEPEHHATMEKQLAHALEEEFQGRLKQKLVEAGLIGAEADVVADAEREFGHQVSKDIAREIKGALRDTVFNKRGLSL from the coding sequence ATGCTGGAGGAGTGGGCTGTCGAAGAGGGGCAGAACCCGCTCGAGGATCGGCAAGAGGCTGTAAGGCGAGTGAATGCTTGGAATCAGGGCGAGCTGAATCTTGGAATGCTGCGCCTCACCAGCCTGCCTCCACTTCCGGCCGGGCTCCACTTGCTCGACGCGTCCTTCAACCGGCTGACCAGTCTGCCCGAGACTCTCCCTGACGCACTCTCTTCGCTCAGTGTTAGGGGGAATCAGCTGGCCAGCCTGCCCGCGCTTCCGGCCGAGCTCGCCTCGCTGGACGTGTACCACAATCGGCTCACCAGCCTGCCTGACGCCCTCCCGGCCGCGCTCGAGGACCTCAACGTTGGCCACAACCAATTGACGAGCCTGCCCGAGACCCTCCCGGCCAGGCTCGAAAGCCTTGACGTTAGTGAAAACCAGTTGACGCGTCTGCCAGAGACTCTCCCGGCCAGTCTCGAAAGACTTGACCTTAGCCAAAACCAGCTAACCAGCCTACCCACGGGCTTGCTAACGCAGTTGGGTGCTGCTGCCGAGATGGTTGTGTCTGGCAATCCGCTGCCCGAGGAGGTGCTGACGAACCTGGACACAATCCAAAGTGCCTATGGGTATGCCGGCCCGAGGGTCTTGTTTCTGGCCGACGAAGGAAGTGATTTGTCCGAGACGGACGAAGATCAGTCGGAGGAGGACGCCGCTGCGCAGTTTCTTCCCGAGACAGTAGCGGACTGGCTCAACCGGGATCCGAAGGAGGGTGATCCCGAGGTGGTGGCCAAGTGGCAGAGCTTTGCAGAAGAACCCGGCGCCCAGCAATACGCAAACTTCCTCAACGGGCTGCGGGGTACCGTGAACTCTGGGAACGAAGGATTCCAGCAGGGGGTGGCCAATGATCTGCGGCAGGCGGCGGCCAACCCGCAATTGCGCGCGCAGTACTTCCAGCTTGCTCTTGACGCCAACGAGAGCTGCGCGGATCGCAGAACTTTGACCTGGAACGGCATGCAAACCGCACGCCTGATCGCCAACGTCGAGAGCGGGCTCTATGACAATAACGAGGGGGTAGCGGCCCTCGTTGATCTAGGCCGTGTCATGTTCCGCTTGGACGCACTGGGGGGGATCGCGCGCGAGAAGGTCCAATCGCTCCGCACGGGCGACACCATCAACGACGTCGACGAAATCGAGGTCTACCTTGCCTATCAGGCCAAGCTGCGCGAGCGGCTGGGGCTGCAGCATATCGCCCCGGACATGAACTACTTCTACGACTCTTACCTCACCGAGGAAGACATTGACAGGGCTGAGACGTCTGTGCGGAGCAAGGAGGCGACGGGGTTCGCCGACTATTTGGCGACGGACTGGAAACCTTGGGACGATGTGGTGCTCCGCATTGAACCCGAACACCATGCCACGATGGAGAAACAGCTCGCCCATGCCTTGGAGGAGGAGTTCCAAGGCCGACTGAAGCAAAAGCTCGTTGAAGCCGGACTGATCGGCGCTGAAGCCGATGTCGTTGCGGATGCCGAGCGGGAGTTCGGACACCAGGTCAGCAAGGACATCGCTCGCGAGATCAAGGGGGCTCTGAGGGACACGGTGTTCAACAAACGCGGCCTCAGTCTGTGA